Proteins from a single region of Carassius gibelio isolate Cgi1373 ecotype wild population from Czech Republic chromosome B15, carGib1.2-hapl.c, whole genome shotgun sequence:
- the LOC127972717 gene encoding matrilysin-like: protein MQVLLCLVCAFGLFGQYHPAPLPLEDDGPVHPTRPAQNDLSVATKYLQKFYSFQADPKGRRRRSRPSFSSKLKDMQSFFGLNRTGTLNPDTLAVMTAPRCGVSDVEDYSHRRGNRWKKNIITYSVGRYTSDLPVNTVDDLFALALDAWAKASPLTFQRSYSHQADIMVEFVGNEHGDSFPFDGPDGTLAHAFGPGEGIGGDVHFDEAEAWTAGFKGFNLYVVAAHEFGHALGLKHSQNPDSVMYPTYKNRKTQNLLSSEDIMNINTLYGPRDKRPYPSARFSWSYPSSPWYSGSYFPASFKDTCNSNLTFDAVTTVGEAIFFFRDKYLWIKHNNQNDIKEGPISNFMPKIDCRIGAAYWVPQRSAAYLFNGTNFWTVKGSQVKGRAKNISSLGFPSWVQQIDAAVHIHKTVHTLFFTQHQYWRYNEHNKTMSDSSPRNISDDFPEINGPLSAAIYKDGSLHFFVGSDVYEYDVKQKEIIGADKTTSWLGC, encoded by the exons ATGCAGGTTTTACTCTGTCTGGTTTGTGCCTTTGGCCTTTTTGGTCAGTATCATCCAGCACCTTTACCACTGGAAGATGATGGACCAGTGCATCCGACAAGACCTGCTCAGAATGACCTGTCCGTGGCGACA AAATACCTGCAGAAATTCTACAGTTTCCAAGCAGATCCTAAAGGCCGCAGGAGGAGGAGTCGTCCCTCGTTCTCTTCCAAACTGAAAGACATGCAGAGCTTTTTTGGGCTGAACAGGACAGGAACCCTGAACCCAGACACCCTCGCTGTCATGACGGCTCCTAGATGTGGCGTCTCAGATGTGGAGGATTACAGTCACAGACGTGGAAACAGgtggaagaaaaacatcatcacttACAG TGTAGGGAGATACACCAGTGACTTACCAGTGAATACAGTGGATGATCTGTTCGCGTTGGCTCTAGATGCATGGGCAAAGGCCAGCCCTCTCACCTTCCAGAGGTCATATTCACACCAGGCGGACATCATGGTGGAGTTTGTTGGAAACG AACATGGCGACTCCTTCCCCTTCGATGGTCCGGATGGCACACTGGCCCATGCTTTTGGCCCAGGGGAAGGCATCGGTGGGGACGTTCATTTTGATGAAGCCGAAGCATGGACGGCTGGGTTCAAAG GGTTTAACCTGTATGTGGTAGCTGCACATGAGTTTGGTCATGCACTTGGTCTGAAGCACTCGCAAAACCCAGATTCAGTGATGTATCCGACgtacaaaaatagaaaaacacaAAACCTGCTCTCCAGTGAAGATATCATGAACATAAACACACTCTACG GGCCAAGGGACAAAAGGCCCTATCCATCTGCAAGATTTAGCTGGAGCTATCCCAGCAGCCCCTGGTACAGTGGTTCATATTTCCCCGCGTCATTCAAGGACACATGTAATTCCAATCTGACTTTTGATGCTGTGACTACTGTTGGAGAAGCCATTTTCTTCTTCAGGGACAA ATACTTGTGGATCAAACACAATAATCAAAATGATATAAAGGAAGGTCCGATCAGCAATTTCATGCCAAAAATTGATTGTCGGATCGGCGCTGCTTACTGGGTTCCCCAGCGCTCAGCAGCATATCTGTTCAACG GGACAAATTTCTGGACTGTGAAAGGATCCCAGGTAAAAGGCAGAGCGAAAAACATCAGCAGCCTGGGGTTCCCATCATGGGTACAGCAGATAGATGCTGCAGTCCACATTCACAAAACTGTACACACCCTGTTCTTCACCCAACACCAGTACTGGAG gTATAATGAACACAACAAGACAATGAGTGACTCCAGCCCACGTAACATTTCTGACGACTTCCCAGAAATAAATGGACCCCTAAGTGCAGCAATTTATAAAGATG gttcTCTTCATTTCTTTGTTGGCTCCGATGTGTATGAATATGATGTCAAACAAAAGGAAATTATTGGTGCAGATAAGACAACTTCCTGGCTTGGATGTTAA
- the tp53i13 gene encoding tumor protein p53-inducible protein 13 encodes MGRRVIILSGLICLCMTRCCPSSLTHCDNGKTNLVTDLPGPDELLCQELWPQSQTNMPDIDTKHTIKAVGHICMETPIIYNDRIPTHGPYRPVEAESGEYLYCPPQRWLHNLKNGALVFLYHPCVSAEARRSLAGLARSCLSHYILTPHPWLSQHRPLAVVSWGRSLEMSRVTLGVCDWLFAISSDISLTNTSQRAKYNLYLTKPAPMDKPENTSQQMSKVERLKFLKNCCMETLSLIEVQRTRGRTRKSRMVVNQSLEEVELKDDVKPESAKLNLTDTLLQNHTKKMASFSVLTVTQSLSSAKDSSKTTEKQLPQNNVTERHESQTDRKKPMTESKKHRIKTDTKAQRSGSECGELGQCGISDSPKSPHLGGPLRGERIPIQRTDEAVWAAGALGFLLVLLTLSVLHTRLYRHWRSSTSLYWRDDQQDYESVGDIIRRRLRMVGRRKRRTSQNRRRECPLLSNSSNEENSD; translated from the exons ATGGGCCGTCGAGTGATCATCCTGTCTGGACTGATTTGTCTCTGTATGACACGGTGTTGTCCTTCCAGCCTGACACACTGCGACAATGGCAAG ACAAATCTGGTCACAGACCTACCAGGACCTGACGAGCTTTTGTGTCAAGAGCTTTGGCCACAGTCACAGacg AATATGCCTGATATTGACACAAAACATACTATAAAG GCTGTTGGTCACATCTGTATGGAGACACCCATAATATACAATGACCGCATACCCACCCA TGGTCCTTACCGGCCTGTTGAGGCAGAGAGTGGAGAGTATCTTTACTGCCCCCCTCAGCGATGGCTACACAACCTCAAA AATGGAGCGCTGGTGTTTCTGTATCACCCGTGTGTCTCAGCGGAAGCTCGCAGGAGTTTGGCGGGGCTGGCTCGCTCGTGTCTGTCTCATTACATCCTCACACCTCACCCCTGGCTCAGCCAACACAGG cCTTTAGCGGTGGTCTCGTGGGGTCGCTCACTAGAGATGTCTCGCGTCACGCTGGGGgtttgtgattggttgtttgccATTTCCTCCGATATTAGTCTGACTAATACAAGCCAAAGAGCAAAGTACAATCTATATTTGACAAAACCAGCACCTATGGACAAACCGGAGAACACCAGTCAACAGATGTCCAAAGTGGAGAGACTAAAG TTCCTTAAAAACTGCTGCATGGAGACTCTCAGTCTCATCGAGGTACAGAGGACCAGAGGGAGAACCAGGAAGAGCAGGATGGTCGTCAATCAATCCCTGGAAGAAGTGGAACTGAAAGATGACGTCAAACCAGAATCTGCTAAACTGAACCTTACAGACACACTACTACAAAATCATACAAAAAAGATGGCCTCCTTCTCAGTGCTAACTGTTACACAATCTCTCAGTTCTGCAAAGGACAGTTCAAAGACAACCGAGAAGCAGTTGCCACAAAATAATGTGACTGAAAGACATGAATcccaaacagacagaaagaaaccTATGACAGAAAGTAAGAAGCATCGCATTAAGACTGACACAAAAGCTCAGAGGTCAGGATCTGAATGCGGGGAGCTTGGACAGTGTGGAATCTCAGACTCCCCAAAGTCTCCTCATTTAGGAGGGCCGCTGAGGGGCGAGAGGATACCCATACAACGTACAGATGAGGCCGTGTGGGCAGCAGGCGCTTTGGGATTCCTCTTAGTGCTTCTCACCTTGTCTGTGCTCCATACACGCCTCTATCGTCACTGGAGATCTTCAACCAGTCTCTACTGGCGTGACGACCAGCAAGACTATGAGAGTGTGGGTG ACATCATCCGGCGGAGGCTTAGGATGGTTGGccggaggaagaggaggactaGCCAGAACAGAAGACGGGAATGTCCACTTTTGTCTAACTCCAGCAATGAGGAGAACTCTGACTAA